In Streptomyces sp. NBC_01408, one DNA window encodes the following:
- a CDS encoding DUF4239 domain-containing protein translates to MILWLLNHLSTFVIAVLLVGGLTGLGVAGSLAARRRFPHLAKGEHNEMVGVALGMFGAIYGIILAFVVVTLWTQLENTQNIVATEATDLALVVRSADTFPPADRARVQQAVGAYAHAVVEVQWPLMREGRPSYEATAPQTRALYEALQSFEPSGIRAETFYAEAVTHLNDVAAQRRARVSMAETSLPILLQVLVYGGALVILPLTFLFGLRSLKMQLLFVSAVAGLIGFSLLLVVALDRPFAGDLSVSPQPYKEAALAQFWAAGS, encoded by the coding sequence ATGATCCTCTGGTTGCTCAATCACCTCAGTACTTTCGTCATCGCCGTCCTCCTCGTCGGTGGCCTCACCGGCCTCGGCGTGGCCGGCAGCCTGGCCGCCCGCCGCCGCTTCCCGCACCTGGCGAAGGGCGAGCACAACGAGATGGTCGGGGTCGCGCTCGGCATGTTCGGCGCGATCTACGGCATCATCCTCGCGTTCGTCGTCGTCACGCTCTGGACGCAGCTGGAGAACACGCAGAACATCGTCGCCACCGAGGCCACCGACCTGGCCCTCGTCGTGCGCAGCGCCGACACCTTCCCGCCGGCCGACCGCGCGCGGGTGCAGCAGGCGGTGGGCGCGTACGCGCACGCCGTCGTCGAGGTGCAGTGGCCGCTGATGCGCGAGGGACGGCCGAGTTACGAGGCGACCGCACCGCAGACGCGCGCCCTGTACGAGGCCCTCCAGTCGTTCGAGCCGAGCGGCATCCGCGCCGAGACCTTCTACGCCGAGGCGGTCACCCACCTCAACGACGTCGCCGCGCAGCGCCGGGCCCGCGTCTCGATGGCCGAGACCTCACTGCCGATCCTGCTGCAAGTGCTGGTGTACGGCGGCGCGCTGGTGATCCTGCCGCTCACGTTCCTGTTCGGACTGCGGAGCCTGAAGATGCAGCTGCTGTTCGTATCGGCGGTCGCCGGGCTGATCGGCTTCAGCCTGCTGCTGGTCGTGGCCCTGGACCGCCCCTTCGCGGGAGACCTGAGCGTGAGCCCGCAGCCGTACAAGGAGGCCGCGCTGGCGCAGTTCTGGGCTGCGGGCTCTTGA
- a CDS encoding type II toxin-antitoxin system RelE/ParE family toxin has product MGYVTRFTPHAQRDLLKVPRPDAVRILHRLIELQKALTAGDAAAFDIKALQGHASRWRLRIGDYRMVYATEDGRLIVWVLAAGHRREVYRDH; this is encoded by the coding sequence ATGGGTTACGTCACCCGGTTCACCCCGCACGCACAACGCGACTTGCTCAAGGTCCCCCGCCCTGATGCCGTGCGGATCCTGCACCGGCTCATCGAACTGCAGAAGGCCCTCACAGCGGGGGACGCGGCGGCATTCGACATCAAAGCCCTCCAAGGGCACGCGTCACGCTGGCGCCTTCGCATCGGCGACTATCGCATGGTCTATGCCACTGAGGACGGACGGCTCATCGTCTGGGTGCTGGCTGCAGGCCACCGACGCGAGGTGTACCGCGACCACTGA
- a CDS encoding type II toxin-antitoxin system Phd/YefM family antitoxin, whose amino-acid sequence MSEPVIESMAEVRSHLADAIDRARREGVPTIITRRGKQEAVVIDIEEYQRLRRFADEAEEAWLNNLADEAESEGLTGSVSLEEMAVLLREQQA is encoded by the coding sequence ATGAGCGAGCCCGTGATCGAGTCCATGGCAGAGGTACGCAGCCACCTTGCGGATGCCATAGACCGCGCACGCCGCGAGGGGGTGCCCACGATCATCACGCGGCGCGGCAAGCAGGAGGCCGTCGTGATCGACATCGAGGAGTACCAGCGGCTCCGCCGCTTCGCCGACGAGGCCGAAGAGGCCTGGCTGAACAACCTGGCCGACGAAGCCGAGAGCGAGGGCCTGACGGGATCCGTTTCCCTTGAGGAGATGGCCGTCCTGCTCCGCGAGCAGCAGGCCTGA
- a CDS encoding TIGR03619 family F420-dependent LLM class oxidoreductase has product MRIATTIFLTDRTVSPVRLARSLEERGFSGLYLPEHTHIPVARDTAAPMGGDLPEMYGRTLDPFVALGQAAAVTERLALGTGITLVAQHDPIGLAKQAATLDHLSGGRLTLGIGYGWNVEEAADHGVEWRTRRELVRDRMALMRALWAPEPTAYVGQYSSVQASTAYPKPAQAARELGPGAPLYGPRTLIGGAAGPKLFAAVADHADGWLPIGGGGLSESLPVLRQVWETAGRDPKSLHVVPYAVRPTPGKLGHYADLGIEEVVLQLPSAAEPEVLRTLDEFAQYL; this is encoded by the coding sequence ATGCGGATCGCCACGACCATCTTCCTCACCGACCGCACCGTCTCGCCCGTCCGCCTCGCGCGCAGCCTGGAGGAGCGGGGCTTCTCCGGGCTCTACCTGCCGGAACACACCCACATCCCGGTCGCCCGCGACACCGCCGCCCCCATGGGCGGCGACCTCCCCGAGATGTACGGGCGCACCCTCGACCCCTTCGTCGCCCTCGGCCAGGCCGCCGCCGTGACCGAGCGGCTGGCCCTCGGCACCGGGATCACCCTGGTGGCCCAGCACGACCCGATCGGCCTCGCGAAGCAGGCGGCCACCCTGGACCACCTCTCCGGCGGCCGCCTCACCCTGGGCATCGGCTACGGCTGGAACGTCGAGGAGGCCGCCGACCACGGCGTCGAGTGGCGCACCCGCCGCGAACTGGTCCGCGACCGCATGGCGTTGATGCGCGCCCTGTGGGCTCCCGAACCCACCGCGTACGTCGGCCAGTACTCCTCCGTCCAGGCGAGCACCGCCTACCCGAAGCCGGCCCAGGCCGCACGCGAACTCGGCCCCGGCGCGCCCCTGTACGGCCCCCGCACCCTGATCGGCGGCGCGGCCGGCCCGAAGCTCTTCGCAGCCGTCGCCGACCACGCCGACGGCTGGCTACCCATCGGGGGCGGCGGGCTCAGCGAGTCCCTGCCGGTGCTGCGCCAGGTCTGGGAGACCGCCGGGCGCGACCCGAAGTCCCTCCATGTGGTCCCGTACGCCGTCCGGCCCACCCCCGGCAAGCTCGGCCACTACGCCGACCTCGGCATCGAGGAGGTGGTCCTCCAACTCCCCTCGGCGGCCGAACCGGAGGTCCTGCGCACCCTCGACGAGTTCGCCCAGTACCTCTGA
- a CDS encoding TIR domain-containing protein, whose product MDRERDAFISYSHKRDVTLAEGLQRGLHRLARPWTRRQVINVFRDTTSLSANSDLGGSIKEELARSRYFIYLASPEAAESRWVREEIEFWVANRPMDHFLIAVSGGTVAWDPRRGDFDWEGTTALPPVLRGKFRTEPLWVDLTAFRESDRLSLRQAEFRDAVATLAAPLHGRSKDALDSEDLRQHRIATRMLRGAVAALSVLLVTALLAGVVAWQQRGEALDRARRSASQALAARALEVAGTDPRRAAQLALYAEAVQPTGESAQAMARAVAANEGVARHFEAGSDQVSGSRGAGTIPAAEVAISPDGSMLAYYLDFGEVHLYDTRSGKSLPSLPTNGPQNGGALQFSADGKLLVMETTSNEIELWDVPGAKLMRTIVASDGSKLSQAHKGLQGHALSDDGKWLAATYYTRAMDVEHLGVWDTGTGKAVTEGPASSAGLSLAFDGSNRLVTFAGHTGTVRDYTPASNTWSPSRQVPGLPSGDEARSVTLSPHGDWAYVLAPKKGGKDELWNLTDGRRIAELVDGQPLATNSTGTRALALPTDSGRLISMSDGQSVTVYDPALRRRRSLGSFTWPVLSVASSADGKWVAAAAENGAVSLFATATRQGGENLPNENRVKPDELTSTGRLALRRSENSTELWTVTDADAGFQHRGRIPRKISTDESVVAVNADGSRAALVEGAELTLWDPRTGTQVGPSRTFPERYTGDRSRRPLLFMPDGIHVVVAGADRLLLLDSRSWETRQDLGEYSTIGDSADTSGDGRTLAAMDTLGDLTTWRWRDDARLEKVRKGSLSSIARAVVVSHDGQKVAAIDRDHLITSLDVSTGRVTKSSVGMQYADQSVVFSKDARLLVQRVRNGAEWTLQFWDTASGDAVGSWTVPDSGTDGESTVRLLSGPGGGVLSLKEDGTFVRHTIDLSSWHEALCALVPEPLPKDEYDRYLKDVEVDAPCRP is encoded by the coding sequence ATGGACCGCGAACGCGATGCGTTCATCTCATACAGTCACAAACGGGATGTCACTCTGGCCGAGGGGCTTCAACGCGGCCTGCACCGGCTCGCCCGGCCTTGGACACGCCGTCAGGTCATCAATGTTTTCCGGGACACCACCAGTCTCTCGGCCAACAGCGACCTGGGCGGATCCATCAAGGAGGAGCTGGCACGCTCCCGTTACTTCATCTACCTGGCCTCGCCCGAGGCCGCGGAATCACGCTGGGTGCGCGAGGAGATCGAGTTCTGGGTCGCGAACCGCCCCATGGACCACTTCCTCATCGCGGTCAGCGGCGGCACGGTCGCCTGGGACCCACGGAGGGGTGACTTCGACTGGGAGGGCACCACCGCTCTGCCTCCGGTCCTCCGCGGCAAGTTCAGGACCGAACCCCTCTGGGTCGATCTCACCGCCTTCCGCGAGTCCGACAGACTCTCCTTACGCCAGGCGGAGTTCCGCGACGCCGTCGCCACCCTCGCCGCGCCCCTCCACGGCCGCAGCAAGGACGCGCTGGACAGCGAGGACCTCCGCCAGCACCGCATCGCCACCCGCATGCTCCGAGGCGCCGTCGCCGCCCTTTCCGTGCTCCTGGTGACCGCCCTCCTCGCCGGCGTTGTCGCCTGGCAGCAACGGGGCGAGGCCCTCGACCGCGCACGGCGCTCCGCCTCCCAGGCCCTCGCGGCCCGCGCCCTGGAAGTCGCCGGTACGGACCCGCGCAGGGCGGCCCAGCTCGCCCTGTACGCGGAGGCGGTGCAGCCGACCGGAGAGTCAGCGCAGGCCATGGCCCGGGCGGTGGCGGCCAACGAGGGGGTGGCACGGCACTTCGAGGCGGGAAGCGATCAAGTATCCGGGTCTCGCGGTGCGGGTACGATCCCTGCCGCCGAAGTGGCGATCAGCCCCGACGGCAGCATGCTCGCCTACTACCTGGACTTCGGCGAGGTACATCTCTACGACACACGATCCGGCAAGTCCCTGCCGTCGCTGCCCACCAACGGGCCGCAGAACGGAGGTGCGCTCCAGTTCAGCGCCGACGGAAAACTGCTCGTGATGGAGACCACCTCCAACGAGATCGAGCTGTGGGACGTGCCCGGCGCCAAGCTGATGCGGACCATCGTCGCCAGCGACGGAAGCAAACTGTCCCAAGCACACAAGGGGCTGCAGGGTCACGCGCTGTCCGACGACGGGAAATGGCTCGCCGCGACCTACTACACCCGAGCCATGGACGTCGAACACCTCGGCGTCTGGGACACCGGCACCGGCAAGGCCGTCACCGAAGGCCCCGCTTCGTCGGCTGGGCTCAGCCTCGCCTTCGACGGCTCGAACCGGCTCGTCACCTTCGCCGGTCACACGGGCACCGTACGGGACTACACCCCGGCATCGAACACGTGGAGCCCCTCGCGCCAGGTGCCCGGACTGCCGTCGGGGGACGAGGCCAGGAGCGTCACGCTCTCCCCCCACGGCGACTGGGCGTACGTCCTCGCTCCGAAGAAGGGCGGCAAGGACGAACTGTGGAATCTGACCGACGGCAGGCGCATCGCAGAACTGGTGGACGGACAGCCCCTGGCCACCAACTCGACCGGCACGCGCGCGCTCGCCCTCCCCACCGACAGCGGCCGGCTGATCTCGATGTCGGACGGCCAGTCGGTGACCGTCTACGACCCCGCCCTGCGACGGCGGCGCAGTCTGGGCTCGTTCACGTGGCCCGTCCTCAGCGTCGCCAGCTCCGCCGACGGCAAGTGGGTGGCCGCGGCGGCCGAGAACGGAGCCGTCTCCCTCTTCGCCACGGCCACCCGGCAGGGGGGCGAGAACCTGCCGAACGAGAACCGGGTCAAACCCGACGAGCTCACTTCTACCGGCCGGTTGGCGCTGCGGAGGAGCGAGAACAGCACCGAACTGTGGACGGTCACCGATGCCGACGCCGGATTCCAGCACCGGGGACGCATCCCCAGGAAGATCTCCACGGACGAATCCGTGGTGGCCGTCAACGCCGACGGCAGCCGTGCCGCCCTGGTGGAGGGGGCGGAACTGACGCTCTGGGATCCGCGTACGGGAACCCAGGTGGGCCCCTCCCGGACCTTCCCCGAGCGGTACACCGGCGACCGGAGCCGCCGTCCGCTCCTCTTCATGCCGGACGGGATACACGTCGTCGTGGCCGGGGCCGACCGACTCCTGCTGCTCGACAGCCGGTCGTGGGAGACCCGCCAGGACCTTGGCGAGTACAGCACGATCGGGGACAGCGCGGACACCAGCGGGGACGGACGGACGCTGGCCGCCATGGACACCCTTGGCGACCTGACCACGTGGCGGTGGCGGGACGATGCGCGCCTCGAGAAGGTACGCAAAGGCTCACTCAGCAGCATTGCGCGAGCCGTCGTCGTCAGCCATGACGGGCAGAAGGTGGCGGCCATTGACCGAGATCACCTGATCACCAGCCTCGATGTCAGCACGGGGCGAGTCACCAAGAGTTCGGTCGGCATGCAGTACGCAGACCAGTCCGTGGTCTTCAGCAAGGACGCCAGACTCCTCGTGCAACGCGTCAGAAACGGCGCCGAGTGGACCCTGCAGTTCTGGGACACGGCCTCCGGCGACGCCGTCGGCAGCTGGACCGTCCCCGACTCGGGCACCGACGGTGAGAGCACGGTGCGGCTGCTCTCGGGCCCCGGAGGCGGAGTCCTCTCCCTCAAGGAGGACGGGACCTTCGTACGTCACACCATCGACCTCTCCTCGTGGCACGAAGCCCTGTGCGCACTCGTGCCGGAGCCGCTCCCCAAGGACGAGTACGACCGCTATCTCAAGGATGTGGAGGTCGACGCGCCCTGCCGTCCGTAG
- a CDS encoding ADP-ribosylglycohydrolase family protein, whose amino-acid sequence MSTGLWGRVEQQDFRSRVRGTLLGSAIGDALGAPVAGLSLDGIRETHGLGGLTEPAPAYGRRGTVTASTQLALFTVDGLIRAHVRRDTGAWHPPTDVHRAYLRWAATQHDWGPDERRKDNGWLAQEEWLYARRGPDRACMTGFADEILGTLEQPKNPTARDAAAAVRSAPFGLLVGWEPALVLQLAVECAAQSHGHPTAYLSAGAFAVIVHGLTRGDSLDPAVQRALGLLGSRPGHQPVTDALQRALQAVTQGAPSPKAVESLSPGDGRDAEDALAVAVYCALVAEDIPHGLRLAVNHGGDSTATGALCGALLGALHGETALPAAWLADLEGRATMLELADDFALEMTQGPSLHGPAVSAPGWLARYPRG is encoded by the coding sequence GTGTCCACCGGCCTGTGGGGCCGCGTCGAACAGCAGGACTTCCGCAGCCGCGTCCGAGGCACCCTCCTCGGCTCCGCCATCGGCGACGCCCTCGGCGCACCCGTCGCCGGGCTCTCCCTCGACGGCATCCGCGAGACCCACGGCCTCGGCGGCCTGACCGAGCCGGCCCCCGCCTACGGGCGCCGCGGCACCGTCACCGCCTCCACCCAGCTCGCCCTGTTCACCGTGGACGGGCTGATACGGGCCCACGTACGGCGGGACACCGGCGCCTGGCACCCGCCCACCGACGTCCACCGCGCCTACCTGCGCTGGGCCGCCACCCAGCACGACTGGGGCCCCGACGAGCGCCGCAAGGACAACGGCTGGCTCGCGCAGGAGGAGTGGCTCTACGCCCGCCGCGGCCCGGACCGCGCCTGCATGACCGGCTTCGCCGACGAGATCCTCGGCACCCTGGAACAGCCCAAGAACCCCACGGCCCGGGACGCCGCGGCCGCCGTCCGCTCGGCCCCCTTCGGGCTGCTGGTCGGCTGGGAGCCCGCCCTCGTCCTCCAGCTGGCCGTCGAATGCGCCGCGCAGAGCCACGGCCACCCCACCGCGTACCTCTCGGCCGGGGCCTTCGCCGTCATCGTCCACGGCCTGACCCGCGGCGACTCCCTGGACCCGGCCGTCCAGCGCGCCCTCGGCCTGCTCGGCTCCCGGCCGGGCCACCAGCCCGTCACGGACGCCCTCCAGCGGGCGCTCCAGGCCGTCACCCAGGGCGCGCCCAGCCCCAAGGCCGTCGAGTCCCTCTCCCCCGGCGACGGCCGCGACGCCGAGGACGCCCTCGCCGTCGCCGTCTACTGCGCCCTGGTCGCCGAGGACATCCCGCACGGCCTGCGCCTCGCCGTCAACCACGGCGGGGACTCCACCGCCACCGGCGCCCTGTGCGGAGCCCTGCTCGGCGCCCTGCACGGCGAGACCGCCCTCCCCGCGGCCTGGCTCGCCGACCTGGAAGGCCGCGCCACGATGCTGGAACTCGCCGACGACTTCGCCCTGGAGATGACCCAGGGCCCGTCCCTCCACGGCCCGGCGGTATCGGCCCCCGGATGGCTGGCGCGCTACCCGCGCGGCTAG
- a CDS encoding tyrosine-protein phosphatase, whose translation MKKALLAATVVASALTVSLVVVPSATATGWDHLPWSGHGQDRSAIPFTEATVTAGPDGSFTLKWQAQDTKRVEIKANGKVVAKGGAQGTAVVRGLPAADRQWFDFKPERGEALRLADRLITLEGTANFRDAGGYRTAGGQWVKMGEVYRSDALHKLTANDLAKLQRLRVKTVFDLRMEDERTKDADKVPAGATYVVADVFAGSGSFQTLPKTPDEAAKAMIDAEKAMVSGEGGKKAYTQVFEGIERDRSRSVLFHCTAGKDRTGWANAALLTALGVPRETVEADYLASNDYRKAANDAILSHLPPQQAAVYKPLLDVRPEYLNAGYDEVKAEYGSFDRYLKDGLGIDSRELKQLKKDLLVG comes from the coding sequence ATGAAGAAGGCACTGCTCGCCGCGACCGTCGTCGCCTCCGCTCTCACCGTCTCCCTGGTCGTGGTCCCCTCCGCCACCGCCACCGGCTGGGACCACCTCCCCTGGTCCGGCCACGGCCAGGACCGCTCCGCCATCCCCTTCACCGAGGCCACCGTCACCGCGGGCCCCGACGGCTCCTTCACCCTGAAGTGGCAGGCCCAGGACACCAAGCGCGTCGAGATCAAGGCGAACGGCAAGGTCGTCGCCAAGGGCGGCGCCCAGGGCACCGCCGTGGTCCGCGGCCTCCCCGCCGCCGACCGCCAGTGGTTCGACTTCAAGCCGGAGCGCGGCGAGGCCCTGCGCCTGGCCGACCGCCTGATCACGCTGGAGGGCACGGCCAACTTCCGTGACGCGGGCGGCTACCGCACCGCCGGCGGCCAGTGGGTCAAGATGGGCGAGGTCTACCGCTCCGACGCCCTCCACAAGCTGACCGCGAACGACCTGGCCAAGCTCCAGCGCCTGCGCGTCAAGACCGTCTTCGACCTCCGCATGGAGGACGAGCGCACCAAGGACGCCGACAAGGTCCCCGCGGGCGCCACGTACGTCGTCGCCGACGTCTTCGCCGGCTCCGGCTCCTTCCAGACCCTGCCCAAGACCCCCGACGAGGCCGCCAAGGCCATGATCGACGCCGAGAAGGCCATGGTCAGCGGCGAGGGCGGCAAGAAGGCGTACACGCAGGTCTTCGAGGGCATCGAGCGCGACCGCAGCCGCTCCGTCCTCTTCCACTGCACCGCCGGCAAGGACCGCACCGGCTGGGCCAACGCCGCCCTGCTCACCGCCCTCGGCGTCCCCCGCGAGACCGTCGAGGCCGACTACCTGGCCAGCAACGACTACCGCAAGGCCGCCAACGACGCGATCCTCTCCCACCTGCCGCCCCAGCAGGCCGCCGTCTACAAGCCGCTGCTCGACGTGCGCCCCGAGTACCTCAACGCGGGATACGACGAGGTCAAGGCCGAGTACGGCTCCTTCGACCGCTACCTCAAGGACGGGCTCGGCATCGACTCCCGCGAACTGAAGCAGCTCAAGAAGGACCTCCTGGTCGGCTGA
- a CDS encoding bifunctional FO biosynthesis protein CofGH, which produces MTTPSDAPTENAMRRALRRARDGVALDATEAAVLLQARGEDLRDLSASAARVRDAGLAAAGRPGVITYSKSVFIPLTRLCRDKCHYCTFATVPGKLRRAGHGMYMSPDEVLDIARRGAALGCKEALITLGDKPEDRWPEAREWLEAHGYDDTISYVRAISIRILEETGLLPHLNPGVMSWSDFQRLKPVAPSMGMMLETTATRLWSEPGGPHHGSPDKEPAVRLRVLEDAGRSSVPFTSGLLIGIGETYEERAESLFALRRISRAYHGIQELIIQNFRAKPDTAMRGMPDAELDDLVATIAVARHIMGPSGCLQAPPNLVDGEYARLIGAGIDDWGGVSPLTPDHVNPERPWPQIDLLAEQSAAAGFELRERLCVYPEFVQRGEPWLDPRLLPHVRALADPGTGLADADAKVEGHPWQEPEEAFTSSGRTDLHASIDTEGRTGDRREDFDHVYGDWEALREAAAPGMVPERIDTDVRAALAQAADDPTKLTDEQALALLHADGPALDALCRIADDLRKSVVGDEVTYIVTRNINFTNVCYTGCRFCAFAQRRTDADAYTLSLDQVADRAAQAWDVGAVEVCMQGGIHPDLPGTAYFDIARAVKQRVPGMHVHAFSPMEVVNGATRTGMSVRDWLTAAKEAGLDSIPGTAAEILDDEVRWVLTKGKLPTADWIDVVTTAHELGIRSSSTMMYGHVDQPRHWLGHFRTLAGIQERTGGFTEFVTLPFIHTNAPVYLAGISRPGPTVRDNRAVTAMARILLHPHIPNIQTSWVKLGAEGAAEMLRSGANDLGGTLMEETISRMAGSSYGSYKSVQDLIAVAEAAGRPAKARTTLYGEVPQERQDAARASDGHLPELLPVLD; this is translated from the coding sequence ATGACCACTCCGAGTGACGCTCCGACCGAAAACGCGATGCGCCGCGCGCTCCGGCGGGCCCGCGACGGCGTCGCGCTCGACGCGACCGAGGCGGCCGTACTCCTCCAGGCGCGCGGCGAGGACCTCCGGGACCTCAGTGCCTCCGCCGCCCGGGTCCGCGACGCGGGCCTGGCCGCGGCCGGCCGCCCGGGCGTGATCACGTACTCGAAGAGCGTGTTCATCCCCCTCACGCGCCTGTGCCGCGACAAGTGCCATTACTGCACCTTCGCCACGGTCCCCGGCAAGCTGCGCCGCGCCGGCCACGGGATGTACATGTCCCCGGACGAGGTGCTCGACATCGCCCGCCGCGGCGCGGCCCTGGGCTGCAAGGAAGCGCTCATCACCCTCGGGGACAAGCCCGAGGACCGCTGGCCCGAGGCGCGCGAGTGGCTGGAGGCGCACGGCTACGACGACACGATCTCCTACGTACGGGCCATCTCCATCCGGATCCTGGAGGAGACGGGCCTGCTCCCCCACCTCAACCCCGGGGTGATGTCCTGGTCCGACTTCCAGCGGCTCAAGCCGGTGGCCCCGTCCATGGGCATGATGCTGGAGACCACGGCGACCCGTCTGTGGTCCGAGCCGGGCGGCCCGCACCACGGTTCCCCCGACAAGGAACCGGCCGTGCGGCTGCGCGTCCTGGAGGACGCCGGACGCTCCTCGGTCCCCTTCACCTCCGGTCTGCTCATCGGCATCGGCGAGACGTACGAGGAGCGCGCCGAGTCCCTGTTCGCGCTGCGCCGGATCTCCCGCGCCTACCACGGCATCCAGGAGCTGATCATCCAGAACTTCCGCGCCAAGCCGGACACGGCGATGCGCGGCATGCCGGACGCCGAACTGGACGACCTGGTCGCGACGATCGCCGTCGCCCGGCACATCATGGGTCCGTCGGGCTGCCTCCAGGCGCCGCCGAACCTGGTCGACGGGGAGTACGCCCGCCTGATCGGCGCCGGGATCGACGACTGGGGCGGCGTCTCGCCGCTGACCCCCGACCACGTCAACCCCGAGCGCCCCTGGCCCCAGATCGACCTGCTGGCCGAGCAGTCCGCGGCGGCCGGTTTCGAGCTGCGCGAACGGCTGTGCGTGTACCCGGAGTTCGTGCAGCGGGGAGAGCCCTGGCTGGATCCCCGGCTGCTGCCGCACGTACGGGCGCTGGCCGACCCCGGGACGGGGCTCGCGGACGCGGACGCGAAGGTCGAGGGGCATCCGTGGCAGGAGCCGGAGGAGGCCTTCACCTCGTCCGGCCGCACCGATCTGCACGCCAGCATCGACACCGAGGGCCGTACGGGTGACCGCCGCGAGGACTTCGACCACGTCTACGGCGACTGGGAGGCCCTGCGCGAGGCGGCCGCACCCGGCATGGTGCCCGAGCGGATCGACACGGACGTGCGCGCGGCCCTGGCGCAGGCCGCCGACGATCCGACGAAGCTGACCGACGAGCAGGCCCTGGCGCTGCTGCACGCGGACGGGCCGGCGCTGGACGCGCTGTGCCGGATCGCGGACGACCTGCGCAAGTCGGTGGTGGGCGACGAGGTGACGTACATCGTCACGCGGAACATCAACTTCACCAACGTCTGTTACACCGGCTGCCGTTTCTGCGCGTTCGCGCAGCGCCGTACGGACGCCGACGCGTACACGCTCTCCCTGGACCAGGTCGCGGACCGGGCCGCGCAGGCGTGGGACGTCGGCGCCGTCGAGGTGTGCATGCAGGGTGGCATCCATCCGGACCTGCCGGGGACGGCGTACTTCGACATCGCGCGGGCGGTGAAGCAGCGGGTTCCGGGCATGCACGTGCACGCCTTCTCCCCGATGGAGGTCGTCAACGGGGCGACCCGCACCGGGATGTCCGTACGGGACTGGCTGACGGCGGCCAAGGAGGCGGGCCTGGACTCCATCCCGGGCACGGCGGCGGAGATCCTGGACGACGAGGTGCGCTGGGTCCTGACCAAGGGCAAGCTGCCGACGGCGGACTGGATCGACGTGGTCACCACCGCGCACGAGCTCGGGATCCGCTCCTCGTCCACGATGATGTACGGGCACGTGGACCAGCCCCGGCACTGGCTCGGCCACTTCCGCACGCTCGCCGGGATCCAGGAGCGGACGGGCGGGTTCACGGAGTTCGTGACGCTTCCGTTCATCCACACCAACGCGCCCGTGTACCTGGCGGGCATCTCCCGGCCCGGTCCGACGGTCCGCGACAACCGGGCGGTGACGGCGATGGCCCGGATCCTGCTGCACCCGCACATCCCCAACATCCAGACGAGCTGGGTGAAGCTGGGTGCGGAGGGTGCGGCCGAAATGCTCCGGTCGGGGGCGAACGACCTCGGCGGGACCCTGATGGAGGAGACCATCTCGCGGATGGCGGGGTCGAGTTACGGCTCGTACAAGTCGGTCCAGGACCTGATCGCCGTCGCGGAGGCGGCCGGGCGGCCCGCGAAGGCCCGTACGACGCTGTACGGGGAGGTTCCGCAGGAGCGGCAGGACGCGGCGCGCGCCTCGGACGGGCACCTGCCGGAGCTGCTGCCGGTACTGGACTGA
- a CDS encoding SDR family oxidoreductase: MLLRGKTVVVSGVGAGLGHQVAATVVRDGGNAVLGARTEANLAKSAAEIDPDGTHTAYLPTDITDEAQCLALAQLAQERFGGVDAVVHVAAWDSYFGGIEDADFGTWQQVLDVNLLGTLRMTRACLPALKERGGSVVIIGTQSAVAAPNEVQQAAYAASKGALTSAMYSMAREMGPHRIRVNTVLPGWMWGPPVQAFVTFSAHSEGVPEAEVHARLTGRMALPDLATDGDVADAAAFLASDRARAITGQSLLVNAGEVMR, from the coding sequence ATGCTGTTGCGAGGGAAGACCGTCGTCGTCTCCGGGGTCGGGGCCGGGCTCGGGCATCAGGTGGCCGCCACCGTCGTGCGGGACGGCGGGAACGCCGTGCTCGGGGCGCGGACCGAGGCCAATCTGGCCAAGTCCGCCGCCGAGATCGACCCCGACGGCACCCACACCGCGTACCTGCCCACCGACATCACCGACGAGGCGCAGTGCCTGGCCCTCGCCCAGCTCGCGCAGGAGCGGTTCGGCGGTGTGGACGCCGTTGTGCACGTCGCCGCCTGGGACTCCTACTTCGGCGGAATCGAGGACGCCGACTTCGGCACCTGGCAGCAGGTCCTCGACGTGAACCTGCTGGGCACCCTCCGGATGACCCGGGCCTGCCTGCCCGCGCTCAAGGAGCGCGGCGGGTCCGTCGTCATCATCGGGACGCAGTCGGCGGTCGCCGCCCCCAACGAGGTGCAGCAGGCCGCCTACGCCGCCTCCAAGGGGGCCCTGACCTCCGCCATGTACTCCATGGCCCGGGAGATGGGCCCGCACCGGATCCGGGTCAACACCGTGCTCCCGGGCTGGATGTGGGGCCCGCCGGTGCAGGCCTTCGTCACCTTCAGCGCCCACTCCGAGGGCGTCCCCGAAGCCGAGGTCCACGCCCGTCTCACCGGCCGCATGGCGCTGCCCGATCTGGCCACGGACGGGGACGTGGCCGACGCCGCGGCCTTCCTGGCCTCCGACCGTGCGCGGGCGATAACCGGCCAGTCGCTGCTGGTCAACGCCGGTGAAGTGATGCGGTGA